The Gemella haemolysans genome includes a region encoding these proteins:
- a CDS encoding GNAT family N-acetyltransferase, with the protein MLELKKINRNNVADILKLEVLDSQREFVATNKSSIIEAYIAITENNDVFTFGIYNDDTPIGFLMIGFDVNSDDEGAPKIAKRNYNIWRLMIDKKFQGKGFGKKAMELALEFINTFPCGTAKYCWLSYEDDNDVARKLYKSAGFVETDEKDGDEIVAIMKL; encoded by the coding sequence ATGCTTGAATTAAAAAAGATTAATAGAAACAATGTAGCGGATATTCTGAAATTAGAAGTTTTAGATAGTCAGAGAGAGTTTGTGGCTACAAATAAAAGTAGTATCATAGAAGCGTATATAGCAATTACTGAGAATAATGATGTATTTACATTTGGTATTTATAATGACGATACACCTATTGGTTTTCTAATGATAGGTTTTGATGTAAATTCAGATGATGAAGGCGCTCCTAAGATAGCTAAAAGGAATTATAATATATGGCGTCTTATGATAGATAAGAAATTCCAAGGGAAAGGATTTGGTAAAAAAGCAATGGAATTAGCTTTAGAATTTATTAATACCTTTCCTTGTGGTACGGCAAAATATTGTTGGTTATCTTATGAAGATGATAATGATGTAGCACGCAAGCTCTATAAGTCAGCTGGTTTTGTAGAAACTGATGAAAAAGATGGAGATGAGATAGTGGCTATTATGAAGTTATAG
- the gatB gene encoding Asp-tRNA(Asn)/Glu-tRNA(Gln) amidotransferase subunit GatB — protein sequence MHFETVIGLEVHVELKTDSKIFSPSPAHFGAEPNTNTNVIDLGYPGVLPIVNKRAVEWGMKAAMALNMTVARESKFDRKNYFYPDNPKAYQISQFDQPIGENGWIDIEVNGETKRIGITRAHLEEDAGKLTHKNGYSLVDLNRQGTPLIEIVSEPDIRTPEEAYAYLEKLRSIIQYIEVSDVKMEEGSMRCDANISIRPYGQDEFGTKTELKNLNSFTFVKKGLEYEEKRQEQVILSGGKIDQETRRFDETTGTTKLMRVKEGSDDYRYFPEPDIVPMIISDEWMEEVRKTIPELPDARQRRYQEELGLPAYDAHVLTLTKEMSDMFEETVALGADPKLASNYLMVDVNAYLNKVQKELKETALTAEGLAGMIKLITDGTISSKIAKKVFAELIEHGGDAAKIVKEKGLVQVSDSGQLLAWVNEALDNNPKSIEDYKNGRDRAIGFLVGQIMKASKGQANPQMINKMLLEEIAKR from the coding sequence ATGCATTTTGAAACAGTAATTGGACTAGAAGTCCATGTAGAATTAAAAACAGATTCAAAAATATTCTCACCATCTCCAGCTCACTTTGGTGCAGAACCAAACACTAACACAAACGTTATCGACTTAGGATACCCAGGGGTACTTCCAATAGTAAACAAAAGAGCGGTAGAATGGGGAATGAAAGCAGCAATGGCGCTTAACATGACAGTAGCTCGCGAGTCAAAATTCGATAGAAAAAACTACTTCTATCCAGATAACCCGAAAGCATACCAAATCTCACAATTTGACCAACCAATCGGGGAAAACGGATGGATCGATATCGAAGTTAACGGAGAAACTAAACGTATCGGTATTACACGTGCTCACCTTGAAGAAGATGCTGGTAAATTAACTCACAAAAATGGTTATTCACTAGTTGACCTTAACCGTCAAGGTACACCACTTATTGAGATCGTATCTGAGCCAGATATCAGAACTCCAGAAGAAGCATATGCTTACTTAGAAAAATTACGTTCAATCATTCAATACATCGAAGTATCTGACGTTAAGATGGAAGAAGGATCAATGCGTTGTGACGCGAACATCTCTATTCGTCCTTACGGTCAAGATGAATTCGGTACAAAAACTGAGCTTAAAAACTTAAACTCATTCACTTTTGTTAAAAAAGGTTTAGAGTACGAAGAAAAACGTCAAGAGCAAGTTATCCTTTCAGGAGGAAAAATTGATCAAGAAACACGTCGTTTCGATGAAACAACAGGTACAACAAAACTTATGCGTGTTAAAGAAGGTTCAGACGATTACCGTTACTTCCCAGAGCCAGATATCGTGCCTATGATCATCTCAGACGAATGGATGGAAGAAGTAAGAAAAACTATTCCAGAACTTCCAGACGCTCGTCAAAGAAGATATCAAGAGGAACTTGGATTACCAGCATACGATGCACACGTTCTTACATTAACTAAAGAAATGTCAGACATGTTCGAAGAAACTGTAGCTTTAGGAGCAGATCCAAAATTAGCTTCTAACTACTTAATGGTAGATGTGAATGCATACTTAAACAAAGTACAAAAAGAACTTAAAGAAACAGCATTAACTGCAGAAGGTTTAGCAGGAATGATTAAATTAATCACTGACGGAACAATCTCAAGTAAAATAGCTAAAAAAGTATTCGCAGAACTTATCGAACACGGTGGAGATGCTGCGAAGATCGTTAAAGAAAAAGGTCTTGTACAAGTATCAGATAGTGGACAATTATTAGCTTGGGTTAACGAAGCATTAGATAACAATCCAAAATCTATCGAAGATTACAAAAACGGTCGTGACCGTGCGATTGGTTTCTTAGTAGGTCAAATCATGAAAGCCTCAAAAGGACAAGCCAACCCACAAATGATCAACAAAATGTTATTAGAAGAAATCGCAAAACGATAA
- a CDS encoding DNA cytosine methyltransferase: MTNSVSSTRYNVAAFFSGVGGIELGFEKTNKFRVVYANEIDKNARITYKLNFPDVFLDPRDIHEVKPEEIKEEKLDVIVGGFPCQAFSIAGYRKGFEDERGDLFFELLRIIKNKKPRAIFLENVKNMVTHDHGNTFKVIKEALTENNYYIKWKVLNGKDYGNVPQNRERIYIVGFLEKESFDKFEFPKKIKLETKLSDIIDFDIKEKEIYYYRDGKQPFYDKLKDEITSQNTVYQWRRQYVRENKSGVVPALTANMGTGGHNVPLICTSSGEIRKLTPKETFNAQGYPKDYKLPEDVSNGQLYKQAGNSVVVPVITRIAEYISLALDGVFIQKNETKMSSRYSIIYTKMQSRFEGESCVKEVVETLEQAKNCIKNYDKKLPTLTSEEYLKLVKKGGSLEFYSIVEI, encoded by the coding sequence ATGACAAATTCTGTAAGTTCTACAAGATATAATGTTGCCGCTTTTTTTAGCGGAGTTGGTGGAATTGAATTAGGTTTTGAAAAAACTAATAAGTTCAGAGTGGTGTATGCCAATGAAATTGATAAAAATGCTAGAATAACATATAAATTAAATTTTCCTGATGTTTTTCTGGATCCTAGAGATATTCATGAAGTAAAACCAGAAGAAATAAAGGAAGAAAAGTTAGATGTTATTGTGGGAGGATTCCCTTGCCAAGCATTTAGTATAGCAGGTTATAGAAAAGGGTTTGAAGATGAGAGAGGTGATTTGTTTTTTGAATTATTAAGAATAATAAAAAACAAGAAACCAAGAGCTATTTTCTTAGAAAATGTAAAAAACATGGTTACTCATGATCATGGTAATACTTTTAAAGTTATAAAAGAAGCTTTAACTGAAAATAACTATTATATAAAATGGAAAGTATTAAATGGTAAAGATTATGGAAATGTACCTCAAAATAGAGAACGTATTTATATAGTTGGTTTTTTAGAGAAAGAATCATTTGATAAATTTGAATTTCCAAAAAAGATTAAGTTGGAAACAAAGTTGTCAGATATTATTGATTTTGATATAAAAGAAAAAGAAATATATTATTATAGAGATGGGAAACAACCATTTTATGATAAATTAAAGGATGAAATAACTAGTCAGAACACTGTATATCAATGGAGAAGACAGTATGTTAGAGAAAATAAAAGTGGAGTAGTTCCTGCACTAACAGCTAATATGGGAACTGGTGGTCACAACGTCCCGTTAATATGTACCTCATCAGGAGAAATAAGAAAATTAACTCCAAAAGAAACTTTTAATGCTCAAGGATATCCTAAAGATTATAAATTACCTGAGGATGTTTCTAATGGTCAGCTGTATAAACAAGCTGGAAATAGTGTAGTAGTACCAGTGATTACTAGAATTGCCGAATATATTTCTTTAGCATTAGATGGAGTATTCATACAAAAAAATGAAACGAAAATGTCCTCTAGATACTCTATAATATATACAAAAATGCAAAGTCGTTTTGAAGGTGAATCATGCGTTAAAGAAGTAGTTGAAACCCTTGAACAAGCAAAAAATTGTATAAAAAATTATGATAAAAAATTACCTACTTTAACTAGTGAAGAATATCTGAAATTAGTAAAGAAAGGTGGAAGCTTAGAATTTTATAGCATAGTAGAGATTTAA
- the gatA gene encoding Asp-tRNA(Asn)/Glu-tRNA(Gln) amidotransferase subunit GatA yields the protein MSLLHESIESLELKLKNKEIKPSDLVKESLDRIKATDEKVGSFITVTEEVALKQAEELDRAQEEGRAEGKLFGIPMGIKDNIVTKDIQTTCASKILEGFNPIYDATVMNKLNKENPILLGKLNMDEFAMGGSTETSYYKLTRNPHDLDAVPGGSSGGSATAVAAGQVSFTLGSDTGGSVRQPASYCGIVGLKPTYGRVSRFGLVAFASSLDQIGPMTRTVKDNARVLEIISGLDANDMTSAPVEVPEFSKIITGDIKGKKIALPKEYFGAGIDEDVKKAVLEGVKYLESQGAIVEEVSLPNTDYAISTYYIIASAEASSNLSRFDGIRYGFRSPNATNLEEIYKKTRGEGFGAEVKRRIMLGTYVLSSGYYDAYYKKAQQVRTLIKQDFDKVFEEYDVIIGPTAPTVAFNIGEEVGDPITMYANDILTIPVNMAGLPGLSIPCGFKGKRPIGMQIIAKPFAESTLYDVAYNFEQHYNLHDKKIEL from the coding sequence ATGAGTTTATTACATGAATCAATTGAAAGTTTAGAACTTAAACTTAAAAATAAAGAAATTAAACCAAGTGATTTAGTAAAAGAATCACTGGACAGAATTAAAGCTACTGATGAAAAAGTAGGTTCATTCATTACAGTAACTGAAGAAGTAGCATTAAAACAAGCTGAAGAGTTAGACCGTGCTCAAGAAGAAGGGCGCGCTGAAGGTAAACTATTCGGTATCCCAATGGGAATCAAAGATAACATCGTTACAAAAGATATTCAAACAACTTGTGCATCAAAAATCTTAGAAGGATTCAACCCAATTTATGATGCAACAGTAATGAACAAACTTAATAAAGAAAACCCAATTCTTTTAGGGAAATTAAACATGGACGAGTTCGCAATGGGTGGTTCTACAGAAACATCTTACTACAAACTTACTCGTAACCCACACGACTTAGATGCAGTACCAGGAGGATCAAGTGGTGGTTCAGCTACAGCGGTAGCAGCAGGACAAGTTAGCTTCACTCTAGGAAGTGATACAGGTGGTTCTGTACGTCAACCAGCATCTTACTGTGGTATTGTTGGATTAAAACCAACTTACGGACGTGTATCTCGTTTTGGATTAGTAGCATTCGCTTCTTCATTAGATCAAATCGGACCAATGACTCGTACAGTAAAAGATAACGCTCGTGTATTAGAAATCATCTCAGGATTAGATGCTAACGATATGACTAGTGCACCTGTAGAAGTACCAGAATTCAGCAAAATCATCACTGGAGATATCAAAGGTAAGAAAATCGCTCTACCTAAAGAATACTTCGGTGCTGGAATCGATGAAGATGTTAAAAAAGCCGTTCTTGAAGGTGTTAAATACTTAGAAAGCCAAGGAGCAATCGTAGAAGAAGTAAGTCTTCCAAACACAGACTACGCTATCTCAACTTACTACATCATCGCTTCTGCTGAAGCAAGTTCAAACCTTTCTCGTTTCGATGGTATTCGTTATGGATTTAGAAGTCCAAACGCAACAAACCTTGAAGAAATTTACAAAAAAACACGTGGAGAAGGATTTGGAGCTGAGGTTAAACGCCGTATTATGTTAGGAACTTACGTATTATCTTCAGGATATTACGATGCATACTACAAAAAAGCACAACAAGTTCGTACACTAATTAAACAAGACTTTGATAAAGTATTCGAAGAATATGATGTAATCATTGGACCAACTGCTCCAACAGTAGCATTCAACATTGGAGAAGAAGTTGGAGATCCAATTACAATGTACGCTAACGATATCTTAACAATCCCAGTAAACATGGCTGGTCTTCCAGGATTAAGTATTCCATGTGGATTCAAAGGTAAACGTCCAATCGGTATGCAGATTATTGCTAAACCATTCGCAGAATCTACACTATATGATGTAGCGTACAACTTCGAACAACACTACAACTTACACGATAAAAAAATAGAATTATAA
- a CDS encoding alpha/beta hydrolase fold domain-containing protein, with translation MTKFNKKVVSVASLVATLPVLIGSFAGYQKLRYNRSTKAGLIELYLGNKYKKLRDIDETKRLEKQKADKIEETVNVYEFDTESKFYTRIVSDRQVWHLNSVNSSNSTIFYIHGGSYVHEFVDIQWEMADRIAQEADAEVIIPDYGLAPLYTYKDSYEFLTKLYTDYISKNPDKDVYILGDSAGGGLALGLVQDFVQNNIKLPKGLILLSPWVDLTMSNPDIKQYIKKDPLLHVDTLLADAKAWAGDTDLSDWKVSPLYGEMKALPEVLLFSGTRELLYPDIVLLAEKLRKANIKTDFEIGENLNHVFPAFPIPEADVAINKIVEFVKN, from the coding sequence ATGACAAAATTTAATAAAAAAGTTGTTTCAGTAGCTTCACTTGTGGCTACTTTACCTGTTCTTATCGGTAGTTTTGCTGGTTATCAAAAATTACGTTATAACCGTAGTACAAAAGCTGGTTTAATCGAGTTATATCTTGGTAATAAGTATAAAAAACTTAGAGATATTGATGAAACTAAAAGACTAGAAAAACAAAAAGCTGATAAAATCGAAGAAACTGTAAATGTCTATGAATTCGATACTGAGTCTAAATTTTATACTAGAATCGTTTCCGATAGACAGGTATGGCATTTAAACAGTGTAAATAGTTCTAACTCTACTATATTCTATATTCATGGTGGTTCTTACGTTCATGAATTCGTAGATATTCAGTGGGAGATGGCAGATAGAATTGCTCAAGAAGCTGATGCTGAGGTTATCATTCCTGATTACGGTCTAGCTCCTTTGTATACTTATAAAGATAGCTATGAATTTTTAACAAAATTATATACAGACTATATTTCTAAAAATCCAGACAAGGATGTATATATTTTAGGAGATAGTGCTGGTGGTGGTTTAGCACTTGGATTAGTTCAAGATTTTGTTCAAAACAATATTAAATTACCTAAAGGTCTTATCCTACTAAGTCCATGGGTTGATTTAACTATGTCGAATCCTGATATTAAACAATATATCAAAAAAGATCCTCTACTTCACGTAGATACTTTACTAGCTGATGCTAAAGCTTGGGCTGGTGATACAGACTTATCTGATTGGAAGGTTTCTCCATTATACGGGGAGATGAAAGCTTTACCTGAAGTATTATTATTCTCAGGAACTCGTGAGCTCTTATACCCTGATATAGTTTTATTAGCCGAAAAACTTCGTAAAGCGAATATAAAAACTGATTTCGAAATCGGAGAAAACCTAAACCATGTCTTCCCTGCTTTCCCAATCCCAGAAGCAGATGTAGCTATTAATAAAATTGTTGAGTTTGTGAAGAATTAA
- the prmA gene encoding 50S ribosomal protein L11 methyltransferase: MKKFKIFVRYKMENWVEITIHTTNEASEIVESILLDYGSTGVAIEDPTTLEENLHDDFGTIVELSPTDYPEVGVVVKGYINELNFDEETFKRFEAELLALGENINIGDFFKIETTIIQDSDWENSWKDYFDILNIGEKFVIVPTWREYENTEDKYIINIDPGMAFGTGGHETTSLCIKNLEKYVQRNDNVIDVGCGSGILSIAASYLTDGNIKAVDLDKLAVDVSYENFALNKLEKRIEVEQASLLTKETKKYNIIVANILTHIIELMIDDAYNLLEDGGYYITSGIIEEKKDELLERMLERGFKLVEETSDNGWYSFVVTK; this comes from the coding sequence ATGAAAAAATTTAAAATATTTGTGAGGTATAAGATGGAAAATTGGGTTGAAATTACAATTCATACTACTAATGAAGCAAGTGAAATAGTTGAGTCTATTCTTTTAGATTATGGCTCAACTGGGGTTGCTATTGAGGATCCTACGACTCTTGAGGAAAACTTACACGATGATTTCGGTACTATTGTTGAACTTAGTCCTACTGATTATCCTGAAGTTGGAGTTGTTGTTAAAGGATACATTAACGAGCTTAATTTTGATGAAGAAACTTTCAAACGTTTCGAAGCTGAGCTTCTTGCTTTAGGTGAAAATATTAACATTGGAGATTTCTTCAAGATTGAAACTACTATTATTCAAGATAGCGACTGGGAAAATTCTTGGAAAGATTATTTCGATATTCTTAATATCGGGGAAAAATTCGTTATTGTACCTACTTGGCGTGAATATGAAAACACTGAAGATAAATATATTATAAATATTGATCCAGGTATGGCATTTGGTACTGGTGGTCATGAGACTACTTCTCTATGCATTAAAAACCTTGAGAAATATGTTCAAAGAAATGATAATGTTATCGATGTTGGTTGTGGTAGTGGTATTTTAAGTATCGCAGCTAGTTATTTAACTGATGGAAATATTAAAGCAGTTGATTTAGATAAGCTTGCTGTTGATGTTTCTTATGAGAACTTTGCTTTAAATAAACTTGAGAAAAGAATTGAAGTTGAACAAGCTAGTCTTCTTACAAAAGAAACTAAAAAGTACAACATCATTGTAGCAAATATTCTTACTCATATCATCGAGCTTATGATTGATGATGCGTATAACTTATTAGAAGATGGTGGTTACTACATCACTTCTGGTATTATCGAAGAGAAGAAAGATGAACTTCTTGAAAGAATGTTAGAACGTGGCTTCAAACTTGTTGAAGAAACTTCTGATAACGGATGGTATTCTTTCGTAGTAACTAAATAA
- a CDS encoding type II toxin-antitoxin system RelB/DinJ family antitoxin, producing MSESKIVLTIDNELKNEAEDLFYSLGLNLETAINMFLTKAVNEGGIPFEVKQTKYVESPDFISSHFTIKSAVYEINEYIKDRFNEEPSFTLACEIRGLTDDEASKLFILYSNNTEEIDQEDFTEEHINNLLELSTIAFPELKRLTDEQLRDIVNTYITNYYLIR from the coding sequence ATGAGTGAATCAAAAATTGTTTTAACTATTGATAATGAATTAAAAAATGAAGCAGAGGATTTGTTTTATAGTCTTGGATTAAATTTGGAAACTGCTATTAACATGTTCCTTACAAAAGCTGTTAATGAAGGTGGCATACCTTTTGAAGTGAAACAAACAAAATACGTTGAAAGTCCTGATTTTATCTCTAGTCACTTCACTATTAAATCAGCTGTATATGAGATTAATGAATACATAAAAGATAGATTCAATGAAGAACCTTCATTTACCCTAGCCTGTGAAATTAGAGGTCTTACAGATGATGAAGCTAGTAAACTATTCATTCTATATTCAAATAATACTGAGGAGATAGATCAAGAAGATTTTACAGAAGAGCATATTAATAATCTATTAGAATTATCTACAATCGCCTTCCCAGAATTAAAACGACTAACGGATGAACAACTACGTGATATCGTGAATACATATATTACGAATTACTATTTAATTAGATAG
- the gatC gene encoding Asp-tRNA(Asn)/Glu-tRNA(Gln) amidotransferase subunit GatC, which produces MTTITKEQVAHIAHLSRLEIQENEVDGYIEKLEKVVELFDTINNAPTENVKPTYHVLDLVNVFREDVAKPGMDREEVLKNAHETEAGQFKVPTIIE; this is translated from the coding sequence ATGACAACAATTACGAAAGAACAAGTAGCTCACATCGCTCATCTTTCTAGATTAGAAATCCAAGAAAATGAAGTAGATGGATACATCGAAAAATTAGAGAAAGTTGTAGAATTATTCGATACAATCAACAACGCACCAACAGAAAATGTAAAACCAACATATCACGTTTTAGACTTAGTGAATGTTTTCCGTGAGGATGTTGCAAAACCAGGAATGGATAGAGAAGAAGTTCTTAAAAATGCTCACGAGACTGAAGCAGGACAATTCAAAGTACCTACTATTATTGAATAA
- a CDS encoding isochorismatase family protein, which produces MMEALIVVDIQEGLVKLGPANKEEYIVKVKETISSFEEAGKEIIYIRHTESEGFLSEGDPSWSIYHELSPRP; this is translated from the coding sequence ATGATGGAAGCATTGATTGTTGTTGATATTCAAGAGGGATTAGTTAAACTTGGACCTGCTAATAAAGAGGAATATATTGTGAAAGTGAAAGAAACTATTTCAAGTTTTGAGGAAGCTGGTAAAGAGATTATTTATATCCGCCATACAGAATCTGAAGGATTCCTATCAGAAGGAGACCCAAGCTGGTCAATTTATCATGAATTAAGTCCACGTCCGTAA
- a CDS encoding isochorismatase family protein: protein MFNKNFNSIFRKTEVKAYLDSKGIKSYTVVGMQAEFCIDTSLKVGFEYGYEQVLVRDAVTTFDNNHLKAQQIIDFYQEHIWNNRFAQVLDIEDVKNLLN, encoded by the coding sequence ATTTTCAATAAAAATTTCAACTCTATATTTCGAAAAACAGAAGTAAAAGCTTATTTAGATAGTAAAGGAATTAAGAGTTATACAGTGGTAGGAATGCAAGCAGAGTTTTGTATCGATACTTCATTAAAAGTTGGTTTTGAGTATGGTTATGAGCAAGTCTTAGTGAGAGATGCTGTAACAACATTTGATAATAATCATTTGAAAGCGCAACAAATTATTGACTTTTATCAAGAGCATATCTGGAACAATCGTTTTGCGCAAGTTTTAGATATTGAAGATGTGAAAAATCTTTTGAACTAA
- a CDS encoding PTS mannitol transporter subunit IICB: MSENKSSLKVLVQKVGTALSSMVMPNIGAFIAWGLITALFIPTGWMPNAKLAALVAPMIFFLLPLLISYSAGKNVHDERGGVVAAIATMGVIVGTVTITEKGLGGTPMFLGAMVMGPIAAHLMKKFDKAVQPKIKTGLEMLVNNFSAGILGFILAILGFFGIGPIVKVITNALSAGVDVIINAHLLPLANVFIEPAKILFLNNAINHGILTPIATEQALNTGKSVLYLLEANPGVGLGILLAYVFFGKGSAKASAPGAAIIHFIGGIHEIYFPYILMKPSLIFAAMAGGVSGTATFQLLGAGLRAPASPGSILAVLAQTATGSYFAVVAGVVVSTLVTFVIASIILKRDKGEGDLESAQSKVSNMKAESKGQDVAVDTASETSYADVKRIIFACDAGMGSSAMGASILRNKVKKAGLDYEVTNVAIRNLNEESGLLIVTQNELTPRAKQMNGKALHVSVDNFLNSPKYDEIVENLQK; the protein is encoded by the coding sequence ATGAGCGAAAATAAAAGTAGTTTAAAAGTTTTAGTTCAAAAAGTCGGTACTGCTCTTTCAAGTATGGTAATGCCTAACATTGGTGCATTCATAGCTTGGGGATTAATTACTGCATTATTTATACCAACAGGATGGATGCCAAACGCAAAACTTGCGGCATTAGTTGCACCAATGATATTCTTCCTATTACCACTATTAATTTCTTATTCAGCTGGTAAAAACGTTCATGATGAACGTGGAGGAGTTGTAGCGGCGATTGCTACTATGGGTGTTATTGTTGGAACAGTGACAATTACAGAAAAAGGTTTAGGTGGAACACCAATGTTCCTAGGAGCTATGGTTATGGGACCTATCGCAGCTCACCTAATGAAAAAATTTGACAAAGCAGTTCAACCAAAAATTAAAACTGGATTAGAGATGTTAGTAAACAACTTCTCAGCTGGTATTCTTGGATTTATCTTAGCTATTTTAGGATTCTTTGGAATTGGACCTATTGTTAAAGTTATTACTAATGCACTTAGTGCTGGTGTAGATGTAATCATTAATGCGCATTTATTACCACTTGCTAACGTGTTTATCGAACCAGCAAAAATCTTATTCTTAAACAATGCGATTAACCACGGTATTTTAACACCAATCGCAACTGAACAAGCATTAAATACTGGTAAATCAGTTTTATACTTATTAGAAGCTAACCCAGGTGTTGGATTAGGTATCTTATTAGCTTACGTGTTCTTTGGAAAAGGTTCTGCTAAAGCTTCTGCTCCAGGTGCAGCAATCATCCACTTCATCGGTGGTATCCACGAAATCTACTTCCCATACATCTTAATGAAACCTTCATTAATCTTCGCAGCTATGGCAGGTGGAGTAAGTGGTACAGCAACATTCCAATTATTAGGTGCAGGTCTACGTGCTCCAGCTTCACCAGGTAGTATTTTAGCAGTACTTGCTCAAACAGCAACTGGAAGTTACTTTGCTGTAGTAGCTGGTGTAGTAGTATCTACTTTAGTAACATTCGTAATCGCAAGTATTATCTTAAAACGTGATAAAGGTGAAGGAGATTTAGAATCAGCACAAAGCAAAGTAAGCAACATGAAAGCTGAATCAAAAGGTCAAGACGTAGCAGTTGATACTGCAAGTGAGACTTCTTATGCTGATGTTAAAAGAATCATCTTCGCTTGTGATGCAGGAATGGGAAGCTCAGCAATGGGTGCTTCTATACTACGTAACAAAGTGAAAAAAGCTGGACTTGATTATGAAGTAACAAATGTAGCGATTAGAAATCTAAATGAAGAAAGTGGATTATTAATCGTAACTCAAAACGAATTAACGCCAAGAGCGAAACAAATGAATGGAAAAGCTCTACACGTATCTGTAGATAATTTCCTAAACAGTCCAAAATACGATGAAATCGTTGAGAATTTGCAAAAATAG
- a CDS encoding DUF5067 domain-containing protein, which translates to MKSKKLLTALIASSLLISGCSTMKEEKKENPVRNETNNGKVNSSSREVEYTFKDGKVIMRDIDLRITKYKIIPVGAEGNEYGDSPVIAFWYDTTNKSDKDTISPSVAWLAAFPNDAVQDIDKNKLNRLQVAMHPDKKLLKNQNAIIKKGGTVSGAVAYKLVDLSAPVKLTAYKGVDGIELGSQEFTVK; encoded by the coding sequence ATGAAATCAAAAAAATTATTAACAGCATTAATAGCGTCTAGTTTATTAATAAGTGGATGTTCAACAATGAAGGAAGAGAAAAAAGAAAATCCAGTTAGAAATGAAACTAACAATGGTAAGGTTAATTCGTCTAGTAGAGAAGTAGAGTATACTTTTAAAGACGGAAAAGTAATAATGAGGGATATTGATTTACGAATTACCAAATATAAAATAATTCCTGTTGGTGCTGAAGGTAATGAATACGGGGATTCTCCAGTTATAGCTTTTTGGTATGACACAACAAATAAGAGTGACAAAGATACAATCTCACCTAGTGTTGCTTGGTTAGCTGCATTTCCAAATGACGCAGTTCAAGATATTGATAAAAATAAATTAAATAGGCTTCAAGTTGCAATGCATCCAGATAAAAAATTATTGAAGAATCAGAATGCTATTATTAAGAAGGGTGGAACTGTATCAGGAGCCGTAGCATATAAACTTGTTGATTTATCTGCACCAGTTAAACTTACTGCCTATAAAGGAGTAGATGGTATTGAACTAGGTAGCCAAGAATTTACTGTGAAATAA